One genomic segment of [Phormidium] sp. ETS-05 includes these proteins:
- the mrdA gene encoding penicillin-binding protein 2, with translation MDALKVGREYSFVGGATGAKQASFDRTKKAIVLMALITVAMSTYVWRLAHLQLVEGHLYKERADGNRTREVPIPSDRGAILDRKGQVLAGSKLSRSVFLWPREQTPEGWQLMAQKLAPILKITPAEILKKIEQLGYDDKRSVRIAQNINLEAFVTLSERAAEFRGVEIRGESTRYYPQGNLGGHLLGYIGEASEAELDAHPDYKMGIIVGKMGVEKMADRTINGKWGTRLVEVNSHGEEVRELGIEPATSGEDVRLTVDLELQKTAEKALANRRGAVVVLDVKTGGVLAIASGPTFDPNMFTRKIKKSDWDKLQSPDNPLLNRALQGYPPGSTFKIITSAAAMGSGKYSPYSILGTSSSITVGGISFYEHSGGYGAIGFRDALAYSSNTFFYQIGLDIGPHEIAKWASKLGIGTTDLDLLGLEGGINGSVPTPEEKQKLYGEPWYVGDSVTTAIGQGLVLVTPLEMAVMTASIANGGYRVKPHLLASQTNTPATKPEPTGMDPETVATIKDGLVAVVQKGTARTLNDGSIPLVAGKTGTSEVFGQTSHSLFVSYGPANNPQIAIAAIVENGGYGSVSAAPIAHEIYKTYFAQQKTAKPKP, from the coding sequence ATGGATGCGCTGAAGGTAGGTAGGGAATATTCGTTTGTAGGGGGAGCTACAGGAGCAAAACAAGCTAGCTTCGATCGCACCAAGAAGGCGATCGTACTGATGGCGCTGATTACAGTAGCGATGAGTACATACGTGTGGCGGTTGGCTCATTTACAGCTAGTTGAAGGTCACCTTTACAAAGAAAGAGCAGATGGGAACCGGACTAGGGAGGTTCCCATCCCATCCGATCGGGGAGCGATACTCGATCGCAAAGGACAAGTCCTGGCTGGGAGCAAACTATCGCGGTCCGTTTTCTTATGGCCGCGAGAGCAAACGCCAGAAGGATGGCAGCTCATGGCTCAAAAGCTGGCACCCATCCTCAAAATCACACCAGCGGAGATATTGAAGAAAATAGAGCAACTTGGCTATGACGACAAGAGAAGCGTGCGCATCGCCCAGAACATCAACCTAGAAGCCTTCGTCACCTTGTCAGAGCGAGCTGCAGAATTTCGGGGGGTGGAAATTCGCGGTGAGTCAACCCGCTATTACCCCCAAGGCAATCTGGGAGGCCACCTTTTAGGATACATTGGCGAAGCCAGCGAAGCCGAATTAGACGCCCACCCAGATTATAAGATGGGAATTATCGTTGGCAAGATGGGCGTAGAAAAAATGGCGGACCGCACCATCAACGGTAAATGGGGGACTCGCCTAGTAGAAGTCAACTCCCACGGTGAAGAAGTGCGGGAGCTTGGCATAGAACCAGCCACTAGCGGGGAAGATGTGCGCCTGACTGTGGACCTCGAACTACAGAAAACCGCAGAAAAGGCCCTAGCTAACCGGCGGGGAGCGGTGGTGGTTTTGGACGTGAAAACGGGGGGAGTGTTGGCGATCGCGTCCGGTCCCACCTTTGACCCCAACATGTTCACCCGCAAAATCAAGAAAAGCGATTGGGACAAGCTGCAAAGTCCAGATAACCCCCTATTGAATCGGGCATTGCAGGGATATCCTCCCGGCAGTACCTTTAAAATCATCACTTCTGCGGCGGCGATGGGGTCCGGCAAATATTCCCCATATTCGATTTTAGGCACTTCTTCCTCCATCACCGTGGGCGGCATTAGTTTCTATGAACATAGCGGCGGTTATGGGGCGATCGGATTTCGCGATGCCCTGGCATACAGTAGCAACACCTTTTTCTATCAAATCGGACTGGATATTGGACCCCACGAGATTGCCAAATGGGCAAGCAAGTTGGGAATTGGCACCACCGATTTAGACCTGTTGGGACTGGAGGGGGGCATAAACGGTTCTGTTCCCACGCCCGAGGAAAAACAGAAACTCTATGGCGAGCCTTGGTATGTGGGGGATTCTGTCACCACAGCTATTGGCCAGGGTCTGGTTTTGGTGACACCATTGGAAATGGCGGTGATGACGGCGAGCATTGCTAATGGCGGTTATCGGGTCAAGCCCCATTTACTGGCGTCTCAAACCAACACCCCAGCGACGAAACCCGAACCCACAGGGATGGATCCGGAAACTGTGGCCACAATTAAGGATGGATTGGTGGCGGTGGTGCAAAAAGGCACGGCGAGAACCCTAAATGATGGTTCGATTCCCCTGGTAGCGGGCAAAACCGGCACTTCGGAAGTATTCGGACAAACATCCCACTCCTTGTTTGTCTCCTATGGTCCGGCGAATAATCCTCAAATCGCGATCGCGGCGATCGTGGAAAACGGCGGTTATGGTAGCGTCTCCGCCGCTCCGATCGCCCATGAAATCTACAAAACCTACTTTGCCCAGCAAAAGACTGCCAAACCAAAGCCCTAG